In Thermovirga sp., a single genomic region encodes these proteins:
- a CDS encoding histidine kinase: MGKMDNDSRFAIWLERSASSEQFREIVQEFSSSFNFKISFYSKQGSLLRKALNYSPLCFEVRNGYLPKKRCLESIENGVIRSINSNKILVFRCFCGAGYLAVPMMIDQSSVGCIVCGPFLFKKYCEDELAWFLKKLVPDSKGFKRISANFMAIPVVGVELIERIRSRLVNMASYTTKMFQREVLEARGFYVSEQEREDTRFEESLKILQDKDLRSQLSLHFLFNTLNALSQLAMLEGAVQTQELTYKLSEYLRYVLRKQMRQELVPLSFEMDNIKRYLEIYKVRFRERLSYEIQIGQGADKAKIPFMLLQPIIENALLHGIEPSIGPGKISIRARVIETSVMIEIKDNGVGCDSEKLNQGIGLQNVRDRMSLHFGLLSDLLIISKLGDGTSVSVRIPFEGV; the protein is encoded by the coding sequence ATGGGAAAGATGGACAACGATAGTCGATTTGCCATTTGGCTGGAAAGATCTGCTAGCTCCGAACAATTCCGGGAAATAGTCCAGGAGTTTTCTTCCTCTTTTAATTTCAAGATTTCTTTTTATTCGAAACAGGGGTCTCTTTTGAGAAAGGCTTTAAATTATTCACCTCTTTGTTTTGAAGTAAGAAATGGCTATCTTCCCAAAAAACGTTGTTTAGAGAGTATAGAGAATGGTGTCATCCGGTCTATCAATAGCAATAAAATACTTGTTTTTCGATGTTTTTGCGGGGCTGGATATTTGGCTGTCCCGATGATGATCGATCAATCCTCGGTTGGGTGTATTGTGTGTGGTCCTTTTCTTTTCAAGAAATACTGTGAGGATGAATTGGCCTGGTTTCTGAAAAAGTTGGTTCCTGACAGCAAGGGATTCAAAAGAATTTCCGCAAATTTCATGGCCATTCCTGTAGTAGGGGTCGAACTAATTGAGAGGATTCGCAGCAGGCTTGTAAACATGGCTTCCTATACTACTAAAATGTTCCAGAGAGAGGTCCTGGAGGCTCGAGGGTTTTATGTGAGTGAACAAGAAAGAGAAGATACTCGCTTTGAAGAAAGCCTCAAGATCTTACAGGACAAAGATCTGAGAAGCCAGTTAAGTCTACATTTTCTTTTCAATACCCTGAACGCACTATCTCAATTGGCTATGCTTGAAGGGGCTGTTCAGACCCAGGAGTTAACCTATAAATTATCAGAGTATTTAAGGTACGTACTAAGGAAACAGATGAGGCAGGAGCTGGTACCCCTCTCTTTCGAGATGGATAATATAAAGCGATATCTTGAGATTTACAAAGTACGCTTCAGAGAGAGGCTTTCTTACGAAATACAGATAGGACAAGGAGCGGATAAAGCTAAAATACCTTTTATGCTTCTTCAGCCAATCATCGAGAATGCCCTTCTTCACGGCATAGAGCCCTCGATAGGACCTGGAAAGATTAGTATTCGAGCAAGAGTGATTGAAACCTCGGTGATGATCGAAATTAAAGACAACGGAGTTGGATGCGACTCGGAAAAATTGAACCAGGGTATCGGCCTGCAAAATGTTAGAGACAGGATGTCTCTACATTTTGGCCTGCTGTCAGATCTTCTTATCATAAGTAAACTTGGTGATGGAACATCGGTATCGGTCAGAATCCCTTTTGAGGGAGTGTGA
- a CDS encoding helix-turn-helix domain-containing protein, with translation MGLRILVVDDEPLTVEAHRKLIRKWRSDVEVLEALSVPEMLEISRDWDPDIILLDVRIPGGDGLSALKTLRHEGFSNEAIITTAFDVFDYAKFAMDVRASSFLVKPIRPNHLIEAMERASSVIKSRRGGEERLKSAHQVLKANRGPIAMNLLTNLIRQVDYAEEAEALCREIGFPPARACHFFGIIALPGDEKETYWEHLLLIDTIQETLGDEVTVFPWKSHSILIFVPADGVGRSPKDLSLKILESISRNSLQGNVIYGGRVSDLKNLPNLVANVETRLDESLLAGVGKALWEEKGEERIDDTTETDLAIFGLKKAHSLIVDAIRDGQGNYLSRGLEIIVENADRIIFRDLEISKLVFLGILGCVSEILLERNCGLSEVRGWGRRGILDIISCTNPSKLNSIIQNILEEAMVIRDSSIQSHSSVVHNAVNYIQQNYDDLSLETTADYAHVTSEHLSRLFQKVLKKRFVDVVRDIRIERAKALLSEGMSVRDVAISVGYNNIPYFSTLFKQQTGVSPSAFRR, from the coding sequence ATGGGTTTGAGGATTCTCGTCGTTGATGACGAGCCGTTGACTGTTGAAGCCCACCGGAAACTAATCCGAAAATGGCGAAGTGATGTAGAGGTCCTGGAGGCTCTTAGCGTTCCCGAAATGCTTGAGATCTCCAGAGATTGGGATCCTGATATAATCCTACTTGATGTAAGGATACCCGGTGGCGACGGCCTTTCCGCATTAAAAACCTTAAGGCATGAAGGTTTTTCAAACGAAGCAATAATTACGACAGCTTTTGACGTGTTTGACTATGCAAAGTTTGCTATGGATGTCAGGGCTTCCTCTTTTCTGGTTAAACCAATTCGGCCCAATCATTTGATTGAAGCAATGGAGAGGGCTTCTTCCGTTATCAAATCGAGAAGGGGCGGAGAGGAAAGACTGAAAAGTGCCCACCAGGTCCTTAAAGCTAACAGGGGGCCCATCGCAATGAACCTTCTTACCAATCTTATTCGTCAGGTGGACTATGCTGAGGAAGCGGAGGCCCTTTGTCGTGAGATTGGTTTCCCTCCCGCCCGTGCGTGTCATTTTTTCGGAATAATAGCTCTTCCGGGGGATGAAAAAGAGACTTATTGGGAGCATCTTCTGTTGATAGATACCATCCAGGAGACGCTAGGTGATGAAGTGACCGTATTTCCCTGGAAAAGTCATTCGATACTTATTTTTGTTCCTGCTGATGGTGTGGGCAGATCACCAAAAGATTTATCATTAAAAATCCTTGAGTCTATTTCAAGAAATTCCCTTCAGGGTAATGTTATTTATGGTGGGCGGGTATCTGACCTAAAAAACCTTCCAAATCTTGTAGCTAATGTCGAGACCCGCCTTGATGAAAGCCTTCTCGCTGGTGTGGGCAAAGCTTTGTGGGAGGAAAAGGGGGAGGAAAGGATTGACGACACTACTGAGACGGATCTTGCCATCTTCGGATTAAAAAAGGCCCATTCTTTAATCGTTGATGCTATCAGGGATGGCCAGGGTAATTACCTTTCTAGAGGACTTGAGATTATTGTGGAAAACGCAGATAGAATTATTTTTAGAGATCTCGAAATATCGAAGCTGGTTTTCCTTGGCATCCTTGGATGTGTGTCGGAGATACTCCTGGAGCGTAATTGTGGCTTATCCGAAGTAAGAGGATGGGGCAGGAGAGGTATTTTGGATATTATCTCTTGCACAAACCCATCCAAGCTCAATTCCATTATTCAAAATATACTGGAAGAAGCCATGGTGATTAGGGATTCTTCCATCCAGTCTCACTCTTCTGTAGTCCATAATGCCGTGAATTATATTCAGCAGAATTACGATGACTTGTCTTTAGAGACGACCGCCGACTATGCTCATGTAACCTCGGAGCATTTAAGTCGTTTGTTCCAAAAGGTACTCAAAAAGCGTTTCGTTGATGTGGTAAGGGACATTAGAATCGAACGTGCAAAGGCTCTTCTTTCTGAAGGGATGAGCGTAAGAGATGTTGCTATATCAGTAGGTTACAACAATATCCCTTATTTTAGCACTTTATTCAAGCAACAGACAGGCGTCAGTCCAAGTGCTTTCAGGCGATAA